A window from Acidimicrobiales bacterium encodes these proteins:
- a CDS encoding NAD+ synthase, whose protein sequence is MTRLRLALAQIDPVVGDLGGNAERIIAALGVAEDAGADLAVFPELAITGYPPEDLLLKPGFVADNCAALAKVAAATERCVAVVGFVDEQMDLYNAAAVCARGEVRGVYHKQLLPNYAVFDEQRYFAPGTGAAQLFGIGGVRVGVSVCEDAWSPTGPIAKQAAAGAELIVNINASPYYMDRVQERKQMLATRAADSSCALVYLNCVGGQDELVFDGGSLIFDADGRLIASLPQFVEDIAVVDIDVRPVYRKRLLDPRGRVTSSPLPVLEVTAEPRHGRESERLPLPLAQTLDHEAEVYTALVTGTRDYVLKNGFSDVVIGLSGGIDSSLVATIAADALSSSHVHGVTMPSRFSSASSSDDAAQLASNLGIDFRSIAIESVHSAFLDLLHPSFAERAEDLTEENLQSRIRGVLLMALSNKMGWLVLTTGNKSETAVGYSTLYGDTAGGFAVIKDVPKTLVYRLCEWRNANGSRPVIPENVLTKAPSAELRDDQRDDQSLPPYEVLDPVLMDYVEGDLTAGELVDAGYDPEIVRQVVRLVDLAEYKRRQNPPGVRVTPKAFGRDRRMPITNRYR, encoded by the coding sequence GTGACCCGCCTGCGTCTCGCGTTGGCGCAAATCGACCCCGTGGTCGGTGATCTCGGCGGCAACGCCGAGCGGATCATCGCCGCCCTTGGTGTAGCTGAGGACGCCGGCGCCGACCTTGCCGTGTTCCCCGAGCTGGCAATAACCGGCTACCCGCCGGAGGATTTGTTGCTCAAACCGGGGTTCGTCGCGGACAACTGCGCGGCTCTTGCCAAGGTCGCTGCAGCCACCGAGCGATGCGTTGCCGTCGTCGGTTTCGTGGACGAGCAGATGGACCTGTACAACGCGGCTGCGGTGTGTGCCCGCGGAGAGGTGCGGGGCGTGTACCACAAGCAGCTCCTGCCGAACTACGCGGTGTTTGACGAACAGCGCTACTTCGCGCCGGGAACCGGGGCAGCGCAGCTTTTCGGCATCGGGGGAGTGAGGGTTGGGGTCTCCGTTTGCGAGGACGCATGGAGCCCGACAGGGCCGATCGCCAAGCAGGCTGCGGCGGGCGCGGAGCTGATCGTCAATATCAACGCGTCCCCCTACTACATGGACCGGGTTCAGGAGCGAAAGCAAATGCTCGCGACGCGCGCCGCAGACAGCAGCTGTGCACTCGTATACCTCAACTGTGTCGGCGGGCAGGACGAGCTCGTGTTCGACGGGGGGTCTCTCATCTTCGACGCCGACGGCCGTCTCATCGCTTCGCTCCCTCAGTTCGTCGAGGACATCGCGGTCGTCGACATCGACGTCCGGCCCGTATACCGGAAGCGCCTGCTCGATCCGAGAGGAAGGGTGACCTCGTCGCCGTTACCGGTCCTCGAGGTCACCGCGGAGCCTCGCCATGGGCGCGAGTCCGAGCGGTTGCCTCTTCCCCTTGCGCAAACGTTGGATCACGAGGCGGAGGTGTACACGGCCTTGGTGACCGGCACCCGTGACTACGTCCTGAAGAACGGATTCTCGGATGTGGTCATCGGCCTTTCCGGCGGGATCGATTCTTCGCTGGTTGCAACCATCGCCGCCGACGCCCTTAGTTCCAGCCATGTTCACGGCGTAACGATGCCATCTCGCTTCTCATCCGCGTCCTCGTCGGACGATGCAGCCCAGCTCGCGTCGAACCTCGGGATCGACTTTCGGTCGATCGCCATCGAATCGGTTCACTCGGCGTTCCTTGATTTGCTGCATCCGAGCTTTGCCGAGCGCGCAGAGGACCTCACCGAAGAGAACCTCCAGAGCCGGATCCGCGGTGTGCTCCTGATGGCACTCTCCAACAAGATGGGGTGGCTCGTCCTCACCACCGGCAACAAGAGCGAGACGGCCGTGGGCTATTCGACTCTCTACGGTGACACCGCCGGCGGGTTCGCCGTGATCAAGGACGTTCCGAAGACTCTCGTTTACCGGCTTTGTGAGTGGCGTAACGCCAACGGATCGCGGCCGGTCATCCCGGAGAACGTCCTCACCAAAGCACCGTCCGCCGAGTTGCGCGACGACCAGCGCGACGACCAGAGCCTTCCCCCCTACGAAGTGCTCGACCCGGTGTTGATGGACTACGTGGAGGGTGATCTCACAGCCGGGGAGCTCGTGGACGCCGGATACGACCCGGAGATAGTCAGGCAGGTGGTTCGCCTCGTCGACCTCGCGGAGTACAAACGGCGCCAGAACCCTCCTGGTGTCAGGGTCACGCCGAAGGCATTCGGACGCGATCGGCGCATGCCGATTACCAACCGGTACCGGTAG